A region from the Candidatus Thiothrix putei genome encodes:
- the mutY gene encoding A/G-specific adenine glycosylase — MMATFADKVLAWFDRHGRKDLPWQQKPTPYRVWVSEIMLQQTQVTTVIPYYERFMQRFPNVQALADAPPDDVLKLWEGLGYYSRARNLYKTAQQVRDAYAGEFPTTMTDMETLPGIGRSTAAAILSLSHGQREAILDGNVKRVLARYHAVAGWAGEPRVQKQLWAYAEQHLPAERNADYTQAMMDMGATLCTRSKPLCLLCPLQDNCQAFKQGKPQAYPGKRPTKALPEKSAVVLLLRNTAGELLLQQRPPTGVWGGLWSFPEFADETAMHDWLVQHFTPTSTTSTRLPTLTHTFSHYRLHLQPLQVDLDAQPARIMEGNGWLWYKANTEYTGGLSAAVRQFFQTID, encoded by the coding sequence ATGATGGCGACATTTGCTGACAAAGTACTGGCATGGTTCGACCGGCATGGGCGCAAAGACTTGCCTTGGCAGCAAAAGCCCACCCCTTACCGCGTTTGGGTGTCGGAAATTATGCTGCAACAAACCCAAGTCACCACCGTCATTCCCTATTACGAACGCTTTATGCAACGCTTCCCCAACGTGCAAGCCCTTGCCGATGCACCACCAGACGATGTGCTGAAATTGTGGGAAGGCTTAGGTTATTACAGCCGCGCCCGCAACCTGTACAAAACCGCGCAACAAGTCCGCGACGCCTACGCAGGCGAATTCCCCACCACCATGACAGACATGGAAACCTTACCCGGCATTGGGCGTTCCACCGCCGCCGCCATTCTCTCCCTTAGCCACGGGCAACGCGAAGCCATTTTGGATGGCAACGTCAAGCGCGTACTGGCACGTTACCACGCCGTAGCAGGCTGGGCGGGGGAGCCTCGTGTGCAAAAACAACTCTGGGCATACGCCGAACAACACCTGCCCGCTGAACGCAACGCTGATTATACCCAAGCCATGATGGACATGGGCGCAACCCTCTGCACCCGCAGCAAACCGCTGTGCCTGCTCTGCCCCTTACAAGACAATTGCCAAGCTTTCAAACAAGGCAAACCGCAAGCCTACCCCGGCAAACGCCCGACAAAAGCGCTACCCGAAAAAAGCGCAGTGGTGTTGCTGTTACGCAATACGGCAGGCGAATTACTGCTGCAACAGCGCCCGCCAACCGGCGTTTGGGGTGGGCTGTGGAGTTTCCCCGAATTTGCCGATGAAACCGCCATGCATGACTGGCTGGTACAGCATTTCACCCCAACATCGACCACTTCGACCCGTTTGCCCACCTTAACCCACACTTTTTCGCATTATCGCCTGCATTTACAGCCCTTACAGGTCGATTTAGACGCGCAACCCGCACGGATAATGGAAGGCAACGGCTGGCTCTGGTATAAAGCAAACACTGAATATACCGGCGGGCTGTCAGCCGCTGTCCGCCAATTTTTCCAGACCATTGACTGA
- a CDS encoding SulP family inorganic anion transporter, whose protein sequence is MKSLQQDWFGNVKNDLLAGLVVALALIPEAIAFSIIAGVDPKVGLYASFSMAVVIAFAGGRPGMISAATGAMALVMVMLVKDHGLQYLFAATLLTGVLQIVAGMLRLDLLMRFVSRAVIVGFVNALAILIFMAQLPELVGHGWLVYAMVAAGLGIIYLFPYVTKAVPSPLVAIVVLSAVAMVFGLEIRTVGDMGALPDSLPVFLLPDIPLNWETLTIIFPVSVTLAVVGLLESLMTATIVDDLTDSTSNKQRECVGQGVANIATGFLGGMAGCAMIGQSVINVKSGGRGRLSTFVAGAFLLLMIVFIGDWVAQIPMAALVAVMIMVSIGTFNWDSVRKLREHPKSFNATMIATVAVVVATHDLAQGVLVGVLLSGFFFANKIGRFMFVKSRSEDEGRMRVYDVVGQVFFASADAFIASFDFKDVLDKVQIDVSRAHFWDLTAVGALDKVVVKFRREGTEVEVVGLNEASATLIDRFGTHDKADATDPLASH, encoded by the coding sequence ATGAAATCTCTCCAACAGGATTGGTTCGGCAATGTCAAAAATGACCTGCTTGCCGGACTCGTCGTTGCTTTGGCTCTCATTCCCGAAGCCATCGCTTTTTCGATTATCGCGGGCGTTGATCCGAAAGTGGGGCTGTATGCCTCGTTCAGCATGGCAGTGGTGATTGCATTTGCGGGCGGTCGTCCGGGGATGATTTCCGCTGCGACAGGCGCAATGGCCTTGGTCATGGTGATGCTGGTGAAAGATCACGGTTTGCAGTATTTGTTTGCAGCAACCTTGCTCACAGGCGTATTGCAGATTGTGGCGGGGATGCTGCGGCTGGATTTGCTGATGCGCTTTGTGTCACGCGCAGTGATTGTTGGTTTTGTGAATGCGCTGGCGATTCTGATTTTTATGGCGCAATTGCCGGAGCTGGTCGGGCATGGCTGGTTGGTGTATGCAATGGTTGCCGCCGGTTTGGGGATTATTTACCTGTTCCCGTATGTGACCAAAGCCGTGCCGTCGCCGTTGGTGGCAATCGTGGTGTTGAGCGCGGTGGCGATGGTGTTTGGGCTGGAAATTCGCACCGTTGGCGATATGGGCGCGTTGCCGGATAGCCTGCCGGTGTTTTTGTTGCCGGATATTCCGCTGAATTGGGAAACGCTGACGATTATTTTCCCTGTGTCGGTCACGCTGGCGGTGGTGGGTTTGCTGGAGTCGTTGATGACGGCGACGATTGTGGATGATTTAACCGATTCCACCAGCAATAAACAACGCGAGTGTGTGGGGCAGGGCGTGGCGAATATTGCCACGGGTTTCCTGGGTGGCATGGCGGGTTGTGCGATGATTGGGCAATCGGTGATCAATGTGAAGTCCGGCGGGCGTGGGCGGTTGTCTACGTTTGTGGCGGGTGCATTTTTGCTGCTGATGATTGTGTTCATTGGCGACTGGGTGGCGCAAATTCCGATGGCGGCATTGGTGGCGGTGATGATCATGGTGTCGATTGGCACGTTCAACTGGGATTCGGTGCGTAAATTGCGTGAACACCCGAAAAGTTTCAATGCGACCATGATTGCCACGGTAGCAGTGGTGGTGGCGACGCATGATCTGGCGCAAGGCGTGTTGGTTGGGGTGTTGCTGTCGGGTTTTTTCTTCGCCAACAAGATTGGGCGGTTTATGTTTGTGAAATCGCGTTCGGAAGACGAGGGGCGGATGCGCGTTTACGACGTGGTGGGGCAGGTGTTTTTTGCGTCAGCCGATGCGTTTATTGCGTCGTTTGATTTCAAAGATGTGTTGGATAAGGTGCAAATTGATGTCAGTCGGGCGCATTTTTGGGATTTAACGGCGGTGGGTGCGCTCGACAAAGTGGTGGTGAAATTCCGTCGTGAAGGCACGGAAGTGGAAGTGGTCGGTTTGAATGAAGCCAGTGCTACGTTGATTGACCGTTTCGGAACACACGACAAAGCCGATGCCACCGACCCGCTGGCAAGCCATTAA
- a CDS encoding universal stress protein: MKPENKILACVDQSHYADHVADYAAWVASRMGLPLEFLHILDRHPERSRHNHDHSGAIGMDAQNLLLQELSAEDAAFSKQAREQGRVFLNRLRERAIAAGVEAPDVRQRHGALTDTLIEQEDAVRMFILGRRGQSAETTQRDLGRNVENVVRALHRPILTITDDFKVPERVMIAFDGGSLSRKGVELIAACPLFVGLPIHVITSGEAGKGLRKQLEWAKTTLETAGFEAHTALLAGDPQQVIAAQVQERTIDVLIMGAYAHSAWRSWLFGSKTNELLRSARIPTLLLR, from the coding sequence ATGAAACCTGAAAATAAGATTTTGGCCTGCGTTGACCAGTCACATTACGCCGATCATGTGGCGGATTATGCCGCGTGGGTAGCTTCCCGCATGGGTTTGCCATTGGAATTCCTGCATATTCTGGATCGTCACCCTGAACGTTCACGCCACAATCACGACCACAGCGGCGCGATTGGCATGGATGCGCAAAACCTGTTGCTGCAAGAATTGTCGGCGGAAGATGCCGCGTTCAGCAAGCAAGCGCGTGAACAGGGGCGCGTCTTCCTGAATCGCTTGCGGGAGCGTGCCATTGCCGCAGGGGTGGAAGCCCCCGACGTGCGCCAACGCCACGGTGCATTGACCGATACGCTGATCGAACAGGAAGACGCGGTGCGCATGTTCATTCTCGGTCGGCGCGGGCAATCGGCGGAAACCACCCAACGCGACTTAGGGCGCAATGTGGAAAACGTGGTGCGTGCCTTGCACCGCCCGATCCTAACGATTACCGACGATTTCAAAGTGCCGGAACGGGTAATGATTGCGTTTGACGGCGGCAGTTTGTCGCGCAAAGGCGTGGAACTGATTGCGGCTTGCCCGTTATTTGTGGGTTTGCCGATTCATGTGATTACGTCCGGCGAAGCGGGCAAAGGCTTGCGCAAGCAGTTGGAGTGGGCGAAAACCACGCTGGAAACGGCAGGGTTTGAAGCGCATACCGCGTTGTTGGCAGGCGACCCGCAACAAGTGATTGCCGCACAAGTGCAGGAGCGCACTATCGACGTGTTGATCATGGGGGCGTATGCGCATTCGGCGTGGCGCAGTTGGTTGTTTGGCAGTAAAACCAATGAGTTGCTGCGTTCGGCGCGGATTCCGACGTTGTTGCTGCGTTGA
- a CDS encoding YkgJ family cysteine cluster protein — MTKNYQVIRFLRRNIPAFACEPGCHDCCGPVTASSEEIAALPVKSEAEHAEALADWRCPYLGEHGCTVYAERPLICRVFGTTPRLACPRGRKPEVLLAPNVERQVWQFLRETRQVLL, encoded by the coding sequence ATGACTAAAAATTATCAAGTAATACGTTTTTTGCGCCGCAATATTCCTGCATTTGCCTGCGAGCCGGGTTGCCATGATTGTTGCGGGCCGGTCACGGCATCCAGTGAGGAAATCGCGGCACTACCCGTTAAAAGTGAAGCAGAACATGCCGAGGCGTTGGCTGACTGGCGTTGCCCCTATTTGGGGGAACACGGTTGTACGGTGTATGCGGAACGTCCGCTGATTTGCCGCGTATTTGGAACAACGCCGCGCTTGGCTTGCCCCAGAGGGAGAAAGCCTGAGGTGTTGCTTGCCCCAAACGTTGAGCGGCAGGTATGGCAGTTTTTACGGGAAACTCGGCAAGTGTTGCTCTAA
- a CDS encoding anti-sigma factor has protein sequence MKRYQNPDIFEHLAMSYALGTLQGKARLRFEKLMRKHLYLRAITNAYQQQFAPLATLLPSETPPARVWNAISKELQLGKAASPRKSWFASVWSHVPVAAFAAVVASVGTVLLLNLSNQPDIYMANMKTPVQQDKMMVVMVYHETMEIAFDMPNGALPVKDDMMPTVWCIPKDSNKPPMRMGTLTAQGENRMPIDKATWKEMANVSQFAISLEPMDKPPSDTPQGKVIFSGELAAL, from the coding sequence ATGAAGCGTTACCAAAACCCAGACATTTTTGAACACTTGGCGATGTCTTACGCGCTCGGCACCTTGCAGGGTAAAGCACGCCTGCGCTTTGAGAAACTGATGCGTAAACACCTCTACTTGCGGGCAATTACCAACGCTTACCAGCAACAATTTGCACCATTGGCAACCCTGCTCCCCAGCGAAACGCCACCAGCGCGAGTATGGAATGCCATCAGCAAGGAATTGCAATTAGGCAAAGCCGCTTCACCACGAAAAAGCTGGTTCGCGAGTGTGTGGAGCCATGTACCGGTAGCTGCATTTGCCGCCGTCGTTGCATCGGTTGGAACGGTATTGCTGCTAAACCTTAGCAACCAGCCCGATATTTACATGGCAAATATGAAAACCCCGGTACAACAAGACAAAATGATGGTGGTGATGGTCTACCATGAGACGATGGAAATTGCCTTCGATATGCCAAACGGTGCATTGCCGGTCAAAGACGACATGATGCCCACCGTGTGGTGCATCCCCAAAGACAGCAATAAACCACCGATGCGCATGGGCACGCTAACCGCACAAGGTGAAAACCGAATGCCGATTGATAAAGCAACCTGGAAGGAAATGGCAAATGTCAGCCAGTTTGCCATCAGCCTCGAACCGATGGATAAACCACCTAGCGACACCCCACAAGGCAAAGTGATTTTTAGTGGAGAACTGGCAGCGCTGTAA
- a CDS encoding sigma-70 family RNA polymerase sigma factor — MTTIIRNQALDKLRQAQSRPTVVDDVEYESLEFASLEPGPDALQQMGEDAERLLYCLDQLKPEQRECILQAFYQGQTHEELAQSLAKPLGTVKAWIRRGLEQLRGCLQ; from the coding sequence ATGACCACAATCATACGTAACCAAGCACTCGATAAACTGCGCCAAGCCCAAAGCCGCCCGACTGTGGTTGATGATGTGGAATACGAATCCCTAGAATTTGCCTCACTGGAACCGGGACCGGATGCATTGCAACAAATGGGCGAAGATGCCGAGCGGCTGCTGTACTGCTTAGATCAGCTAAAACCAGAACAGCGCGAATGTATCCTTCAAGCCTTTTACCAGGGGCAAACCCATGAGGAGTTGGCACAATCGTTGGCAAAACCGTTAGGCACGGTGAAAGCGTGGATACGGCGTGGATTGGAACAATTACGGGGGTGCTTACAATGA